One Triticum dicoccoides isolate Atlit2015 ecotype Zavitan chromosome 5B, WEW_v2.0, whole genome shotgun sequence genomic window carries:
- the LOC119308459 gene encoding mannan endo-1,4-beta-mannosidase 8-like: MSQEPDTEEEWAAVERRGAHLVTGAAERPFIIHGFNTYWLMSFAADEATRPRVTAAIAEAAGAGLNVCRTWAFADGGYHALQTAPFCYDEEVFQALDFVVSEARRYKMRLILSLCNNWEDYGGKAQYVRWGKEAGVDLTSEDDFFSDPTLKGYYKAFVEAVLSRVNTITNETYKDDPTILAWELINEPRCPSDPSGDTLQAWIEEMASYVKSIDTMHLVEIGIEGYYGPSTPELLLVNPDDYSGHVGTDFIRNHQAMGIDLASVHIYSDTWLPDSTEESHVQFVNSWMQQHIDDAANLLAMPIVIGEFGLSLKDGKFENEFRETFMQTVYNNFLCSWESGMIGGGCLLWQLFPEGAEHMDDGYAVIFAKSPSTFNLLANHSRKLEC; encoded by the exons ATGTCACAGGAGCCGGACACGGAGGAGGAATGGGCAGCTGTGGAGCGGCGAGGTGCTCACCTGGTAACGGGGGCGGCGGAGCGCCCCTTCATCATCCACGGGTTCAACACCTACTGGCTCATGTCCTTCGCCGCCGACGAGGCCACGCGTCCGCGCGTGACAGCGGCTATAGCCGAGGCTGCCGGGGCGGGGCTCAACGTGTGCCGCACCTGGGCGTTCGCTGACGGAGGGTACCACGCGCTGCAGACAGCGCCATTCTGCTACGACGAGGAGGTGTTCCAG GCGCTAGATTTCGTGGTCAGCGAGGCAAGAAGGTATAAGATGCGGTTAATACTGTCACTATGTAATAACTGGGAAGATTATGGAGGGAAGGCACAGTATGTAAGATGGGGTAAGGAGGCTGGAGTAGATCTTACTTCTGAGGATGACTTCTTCTCTGATCCAACACTTAAAGGGTACTACAAAGCTTTTGTTGAG GCTGTTTTGTCAAGAGTAAACACAATCACAAATGAGACCTACAAAGACGATCCTACCATTCTTGCCTGGGAGCTGATTAACGAGCCGCGCTGCCCTTCAGATCCATCAGGCGATACGCTGCAG GCATGGATAGAAGAGATGGCATCTTACGTGAAGTCTATAGATACTATGCACCTCGTGGAGATTGGTATTGAAGGGTATTATGGTCCGTCTACTCCAGAACTTTTGCTCGTCAACCCAGATGATTATTCAGGGCATGTTGGAACGGACTTCATCAGGAACCATCAAGCAATGGGAATTGATTTAGCTTCAGTTCATATTTATTCAGACACTTG GTTGCCTGACTCAACAGAGGAGAGCCACGTTCAGTTTGTGAACTCTTGGATGCAGCAACATATTGATGATGCAGCAAACTTGCTGGCCATGCCCATCGTGATCGGGGAGTTTGGATTATCACTGAAGGATGGCAAGTTTGAAAACGAGTTCCGCGAAACTTTCATGCAGACagtgtacaacaatttcttgtgctcTTGGGAGAGTGGAATGATTGGAGGAGGCTGCCTTCTGTGGCAGCTCTTCCCTGAAGGTGCAGAACACATGGATGATGGTTATGCAGTTATTTTTGCAAAATCACCATCCACATTCAACCTACTTGCAAATCACTCAAGGAAGCTAGAATGCTGA